Proteins from a genomic interval of Plasmodium reichenowi strain SY57 chromosome 13, whole genome shotgun sequence:
- a CDS encoding ras-related protein Rab-11A, putative, protein MAMKEDYYDYLFKIVLIGDSGVGKSNLLSRFTRDEFNLESKSTIGVEFATKSIQLKNNKIIKAQIWDTAGQERYRAITSAYYRGAVGALLVYDITKKNSFENIEKWLKELRDNADSNIVILLVGNKSDLKHLRVINDNDATQYAKKEKLAFIETSALEATNVELAFHQLLNEIYNVRQKKQATKNDDNLSIQPRGKKINVDDDNDKNETKKKNKCC, encoded by the exons ATGGCAATGAAAGAagattattatgattacctgtttaaaa TTGTTCTCATTGGAGATTCAGGAGTAGGAAAATCAAACCTACTTTCAAG ATTTACAAGAGACGAATTTAATTTAGAAAGCAAGAGCACCATAGGTGTAGAATTTGCTACGAAAAGTATtcaattaaaaaataataaaattataaaagcCCAAATATGGGATACAGCAGGTCAAGAAAGATATAGAGCAATTACCTCTGCTTATTATCGAGGAGCAGTTGGTGCGTTATTAGTATAtgatataacaaaaaaaaattcatttgaaaatattgaaaaatgGTTAAAAGAATTAAGAGATAATGCAGATTCAAATATTGTAATTTTATTAGTTGGTAATAAAAGTGATTTAAAGCATTTACGTGttattaatgataatgatgcTACACAATATGCGAAAAAAGAAAAGCTGGCATTCATAGAAACATCTGCTCTTGAGGCAACTAATGTAGAGCTAGCTTTTCATCAATTATTAAATG aaatttataatgtaagacaaaaaaaacaagccacaaaaaatgatgataatttatCCATACAACCTAGGgggaaaaaaattaat GTggatgatgataatgataaaaacgaaacgaaaaaaaaaaacaaatgtTGTTGA